From Loxodonta africana isolate mLoxAfr1 chromosome 16, mLoxAfr1.hap2, whole genome shotgun sequence:
taattcaaaggtagaCTTTTATCACGTATCAGCCATGATTTAACTCTTCTCACTAATTTCAGGGTTTCTCAACTGTTTGATTTGTTAATAAGTTTAAGAGCCTCTGCTTTAGGAATTCTATACTTAAACAACTTCTGTCCAACTAAGCACAGGAAGGAGATCAGCAAATAAACTTGCTTTGGACACAGTCACCAAATGAGGCCAATGGTCAGTCTCTATAAAGCGAAACAAACATGAGATTCCTGtttgttttatcttctatctttTGGATCCTTACACAACTCTTCCACAGAGACAGGGCAAATACAACCTCTTATAAAGATAAAATGAGGCCTAGGACACAAAATTATGTGCCTTGTTTATGGGTTATACTTTTTAGAACAGGGTTTGGcaaatctttttcttttaccCAAAGGCCaaggagtaaatattttaggctttgagggCCAAAGGCTAGTATGTAGATACTTAAGctatttaaaaaatgtgaaaaacattCTTAACCTTCAGGCAGTAAGCAGAGAGGTGACTGGCAGGAAGAGTTTGCAGAGAGCCCTGCTCTACAGGAAGAGCCTTACCTACAGAGAGACGGCTACCAAACACCGTTCAAGTTTGAAAGAAGAATCAAAGCTCTAAGAGTTGGATCAAAATAGCCTGGGTAAAGATCAAATACCAAATTCTCTGATGTGGAAGAAGAATTAACATTCAAATGAGCTATGGTTATATGCCCAGCAGTAAGGCCTTTATGTACCTTATTTCACTTAAAACTCGTCACAATCCTGTGATGATAACCATCACATCCCATTTACAGATGGGCATAGTATTACGATCTTTTTcaaaaagtcacacagccagtgacAGCAATTCAAGtcttttttaaattagattttttaaCCTTTTAACTGTTCTgtttaactatatatatatatatatatatatatatatataaaaaccactGCTTAACTATACACCTTTCAAAATCATGCTCGGAAAGCTAGCTTTACTCACCTGATTGCTGTATTATGCATTAGACACCTGAGTCCTGTGTTTAAGTAATGCACCCATCACAAATACTGTTACCAGGTAGCATTTTTACTCCCTAAGAGAGAAGTCTCCAAAGGGTTATAAAATCCAAGTTTTCCTGAAAAAAATTGTAATTTAAGAGTGACAGGCTTTTCTGTATTGAAACAGATCCACTGCCTTTGGAATTTTGTTTTTAAGAGCTCACAATGCTGCCTGCAGCACATGTCCCAGGAGCAGAGCTCCCGGTAAAAGAGGAGAGTTAAATACCTTTTACGGCTATGAAAATTTCACCTTGGCATAGACAGAAAAACCTTCTTAAACACTTAAAAATATGTCCACATTGAAAGTCTTCAGGGCTGGACAAAAGAATTCAAAACTTTAATTAGATGATAGTTTTAATACGGAGTCAACATgaaccaaaggagccctggtggtacaatggttaagcactcagctgctcatcGAAAGGCTGGCAAtacaaacccactagctgctccaagggaggaagacctggcaatctgctcgtgtaaagattacagcctagaaaactcaatgggacaggtctactctccACATGGGGTTACTAGGGGCtgaaatcaattcgacagcacctaacaacatagacTGTTAAGAAGCTTACAGTTAGGGAATGGCTAATTCCTCTCAAAAATGTTTCCAGTCACCAATTTACTCTTCAAAAATAGagacaacaaaaaaggaagagcGCTTAGAGTAAAAGCAGTATGACTCCACCTACAAGCACAGAACTAGTTTAGTAGAAAAATCATGAGGAAAAACACACGAGAAGATTAGCTGTCATGTCAGGCCAGAAAGAggttaaatttaaaaagaactcTAATGACGGGATTTTAGTTCAGGTCTAATGCTTGTATTTAATAAACCATGTAAATTATTCTTCAGAGGCTAACAAATGCCATTGTTAGATTCCCTGTGGCATACAAGAATCCATTTAGTAATGACCAAATCCTACCAGAATATTTTTAGCTTTACTATCATCCAGAATCTTAAGAAGCCTGGTCACATATCTCCAggaaacaaggcttcagaaacaGAGTTATATGTAACCCTCCAACCCCGACTCCCCTGAAAAAGATGCCAGCTGTTAATTCTACGCCTTCGTGATAAAGTAGGCCTATAAAAGTAAGGTAACGAAACacgaaaacccaaacccattgccactgagttgataacgacacatagtgaccctatatacaaatCTCATTCTCCAAATTAAACACTTATCACCAGAGTTATTGTTACAAGGTTCTATTTATCAATATCTAAACAGAATGCCAGACCCTCACTATTAAACTTCACACACCATAAAGAATGTTTTGATGACTTCTTTGGAGCGCTGGTGGCagagtggataagagctacagctgttaatcaaaagggaggcagtttgaatccaccaaccgctccttcgaaaccctatgggagcagttctctgtcctacagggttgctatgagtcggaattggctggaCAGAaaacagatttgatttttttttttgatgacttctttGTTTCTATTACTGGCATCGATGTTCTTTCAGGAAGTAAAAATTTATGTAACAATAGGCAAATCAGGTAAACCAACAACTGGACAAAGGGTATTACAAAGCACTTTggggaagaaatacaaatggccaccaaacaacTGAAGTTGCTTCATCTCACTAATGGCCAGAGAAATgcaatacaaaacattaagatAACATTTTTCACCAACCAGCTTAAAAAAAGTGATGATAGATAACACTTAATCTTGGCAGAGATAAGCAAGTACTTTGAAGGGCAATTTGGCATCCTACAGGGAAGCAATACGTGCAAACCTGTACGTATGTGTTTAAGAACTGCCTCAAGCAAGAGGTTATATCTGAACAAAAAGAAGATAGaacaaagacagacagacagaccagGGAGCATGCACGGTTGACGTCTACGACTGTTCTAGGAAAAGGTAACGGCAAGAACAAAGGCACGGAAGTGGCGTGCAAAGGCAATGGGAGGAGGAGCGGAATCTGGAATCAGAAAGGCCACAAGGGAACAAgtcatatagaatacagaacctTGAAGGCCGCTGTACAGAATCTGGCTTAACTGGACTTTgatcagaaaccttggtggcacagtagttaagagctatgtctgctaaccaaaacgtcggcagtttaaatccaccaggcgctcccggGAAACTccgcggggcagttctactctgtcctatagggttgccacgagtcagaattgacttgacagcaacaggtttttctggACTTATTTTCACCTTCTAAATACTGACATTTTCATTTCATCATAAGCTTTAAAATGTTAAACTTCCAGACAGTTAAACTTCCATCCTTCTTATGAATAGAGTCTAACCCAGGAGACGTTAATTCAGGATTTATAAACCCTTTAAAGTTCCATAAGAATCTCAAAGGGATCTGGGACACTCCCCACTCGTGAGCCTAGTCATGCCTGGAAGAACTGGGACTGCAAGTAAGGCAGTGGTGAGAGACACCCGGAACAGCCAGTTGCTAACTGACATGTACTGCTTTCACAATCCAACAAAACACAGAGACTAAACAACGAAGCAGAAAACAAGCCTTCTAGTGACCTTGCCTgaatttgtttctttatctataagACAAGGATGACCTCTATTCATCTCACAGACTTGTAAATAAGATAACCCATATACAACAAGTGACTTTCCTTGCCCTATAAGTACATTTTTGTGCAACTCTTACAGCACTTAACATAGTTTTCCCAGTATTTAAAGTCAATAGACAATTAAGAAATTCAGAAATAGCAAGCAGGCTATTTAGAAACATGAAGATAAGATAAACAGCAAAAAGGTAAAGCTGCTGCCTCTGGGAACTAGGAGCAAGGGTGTGGATGGTGACTCTACCGGACTACTGTGGGTCACTAAAATCCTCTAGTATTAATCTGACTTTCAAAATTACATACACGGATTACTTTGATAGAAATTAAGGAAAAGTGAACAAAGATCtatcaacacattaaaaaattacCATCAGGCATTTATTTGGACATCTCCTTCCACACTGGTAAGCACTTACACACAGAACTACCTGACCCTTGTACCAGCTGTGTCCATGACAGCCACAGACGTTCCCTTCCTGGTGGAGTAATGTTCTCACAAGAATAACAGGCTCCAGTCAACTGACCGAACGGGAGCTGTTCCTGGCCTTTGGCTTTGTCTATGTCTTATAATAGTTTAATACGCTGGTCTCAAAGGCTGaagtaatgtttaaaaaaaaataataaatcacgttaatcaagtaaaaaaaaaaaaggaaccaaaaaGTATAGAAAAgaattttatgtctttttaaGTCACAAAACCACACGTGCTTTCAGAGAACACCAGATTATACTGTGCTCACAAAGTTTCCTTTGAGAACTATGGGTGAAAGCACACTCCCTGTGTAGTAAACGGCAGCTCTCCACCCAGCAGTACCTACCTGTACACTTATACAACATGCCTGTCATGGTGCCCGCGCCTATCGTGTTCAGGTCGTCTTCTGCACCTCGCGTTTTCTCAATGACGACACCAAACGCACTATAGAGCAAAGCTATCAGGGAAACGGAACACATCAGTCACGAACAGTGATGAAAAGTCAGCAGGGCAATCATTCAGGCGAGTTTATCCTACAGATATTCATTTATAAAAATCCAAAGATACACAGGAATGATCACTGGAATGCTGTGAGAGCAAAAACCTGGCAATAAATAAAACTCCCATCAAGAAGGGATCGATGCTGAAAGGGGtttccatataatggaatactatacgctcacttaaaaaccaaaccaaaccaaaacaggAAGCGCTAAATTCACTAAGGTAGGCTGGACTTGTACACGCACGTGTACGTGACTCTGGCTACGGAGCATAAATGTCtagaatgaatctggaaggaacATTGATAGTAGCTATTACTGGAAAGTACCACTGGGGAGTTtcagaaagaatatttttaattttcacttaCATTTTACCCAAAGTGGCTGTACTTTGGGTTAAAAACTTTATACttattataaatataatttatacattataaacattatttttaaaaatataaggtTTGGTTCTCATATACTTAAAAATTGTAACACTAGTACTATTTAAGTTTTAATAGGATTGTCCCCCAAACCACCCTCTTCTCCTAGCATCTCTAAAGATTCTTATCAGCAATGAATGCAGTAAACCTTTCCTCGCAATTGTAGCCAATCTGACCCCCTGACAAATTACACCAAGCTCAGCCTTACCATTCCTGTAGTGGCGTTTTTGTACTTCTGTAAAAGCTCAACTTGTTTCAACTTATTTAACTGATGCTGAACGTGACCAGAACACTGTGAGTAATCATACTACAAGGGGAACACCCAGGGGTAACCAGCCATCCTGGTCTGCCCAGGGCTAAGTGGTTTCTTGGGATGCTAAACCTTCAGTGCTAAAATTGGGAAAGTCCCAGGCAGAAcaagaaacaagaaaacaaaaaggaacaaaGCAGTAAGGGCAAGCCAGGTGTCGGCAGCATATGGCAGGAGCCACCTATTAGGACCCAAAATGCAAATCTGGCTTTAAGATGTGAAAATGTACTGCTTCCAAATCCTGTGACAAGGGTAGGGTCTTAGAGTCACTATGGAGGctcttattatctttttaatgagATGTCTAAGTTTCCTCTTACTTAATCTGTCCCAATTAAAAGATTTTCAGACTTTCAACGAAGTTCACAAAGAACACTCGGCTTTTAGGGCCTAAGAGCCACAAATCGGTCTATTGTGAGTCATCAGTCATTGAAAGAGCCCGAGCCAATCATTCATAAGAAATAACATGGTATGAAAACACTGGGTTCTGACTTATGCACTAAGTACAACTCAATTACTCCTTTGCCTGGAACCGCAAATGTTTTTATTATCTACAAAGGACCTACTGCAACCCAGCAATCAGGCCTGGGAAATCTACTCTGTAAAAAGACTGATGAACAGGCTATCAGGAAAACAACAATTACTCAGTCATGTCTCATTACAGGACCTTGAACCTCTCCTAGCATACAAAGCCCTTTTGCCTTGGCCTAAATTATCTGGCTTTCCTTTACTGAAAACATGATTTTATTTGGTGTTTGGATAGAAGGgtatatagtttttaaaaagattaaaaagattcgGGTATGGTATGGTATCAGCAAAAAGGAGCGctggtgacacagcggttaagtgctcggtttctaaccaaaaggttggtggttcgaacccaccagccactctacttacataaagatttacagctttagaaaccctatgacgcagttctactctgtcctatagggtcactgtgggtcaggaGTGACTTGATGGATTTTGGTATGGCATTAGCACCTGGAATTATCTCATTATGCAGCTCACGGTCTTTTCCTAAGTAGCATCTACACTAGTCACCAGAGTGGGCTGAAACAATTTTTTCATACCCTAGGACCAGAATTTGGGTTGTTTAAATTGTTTATGATACTTACACGTTCTTTCCTTCCACTGACAATTTATTATCAAGCCATCTCTCTACTTACCCAGAGAACCTAGAGTATTAGCCCAAAGTGCCCCTTGCCTGGTCACCATATTCAAAATCCTACcagggaagaaagaggaagaacctgTATTTAGAATGATTATTTCTCAAGAATTTTTTAACCATAATAAAActtgttgccgctgagtcgattccgactcatagcaaccctataggtcagagtagaactgccccaaagagtttccaaggagcgcctggtggatttggactgccgacattttggttagcagccatagcacttaaccatcatgccaccggggtttccaaaccATAACAgcagctttttaaaatatataaaacccaaGCCCCaaattttccttaatttttaatgAATCTTAATACCTTCTTGGAATTCAATAAAGATGGCTTTTATACTGTATATACACGAAGGTTAGGTTAAAATTTCCACCATTTTGGGCAGTAACTGAGGAAAAGTCTTCTTATTAAATATAGGAAAACCTACAAAAGCTGGAACCTATGTAACACGGAGTCTTGTCAGAGAtagaaactcaaatattttccactaaaatgagcaatagaaaaagGCTGAGACTGCATCCTATTGAAGGCGAAAAACTCCTGAGGctcagaaaaataaggcagtctcGTTGAGtttcggctctcacaggtttcatggTATATGCAGATTTTTTACAGTGGCTGTGAATGACAGCCtagaatatattttataaacaagTTTACAGAAATTGATCTATGTAAGAAATGTCATTATAACTATGACAAACCagcttgattttctttttgggagAGGAGTATAAAGCATATACTTAGAATATAAAGTGGAGTCAAAGTTTAGAATATGAAAGTAGCCTATAAAGAGAATCAGAAGTCATCAAAGAGAAGGTAAAAGCCATCCAACTGCTATGCACAGAGAAAACACAATCTGTGTCTGCTCCCAGACTAGAACTAAGCAGCCAAGGCCAACGCTTAGCACACTCTCGAGGAAGCACAGTTCTGCCTCTCACCAGTGCCAGATGCCACCAGAACAGTGACAAAGGCAACCAGATGAAGAAGACAAGAAATTCTTCTCCCAGCAATGTAACACCATCACAGCAATGGCTCTGTCCGGACAGCTGACTACTGCTGGAAATTACGGAGCTATAACAACAAAGAGTAAAAAACTCCTAATTCATGTGAAGCGCCAACATGACAGAAATTTGTATTTGTTAAAAAGTGTATCTGGAAGAAGTACGTTGTTTCTAATGTTACATGTTTactaatatattttcttttcagcacattgtttcttcttttgtaacctgcttttaaaattcttaattttCATTAATGTATTTATTGCTGGTGGCCCTGCAAACTGGTAAAATTCTTTGGAATGCAATTTGGCAACATAGCTCCATTTAGCAGTCCCTCACCTTCTTCTCACTCTCTATCACTTCTCAATAACCCTTGAACGCATAGATGAGAGAAATCTTggtcaaggtcacaaaacagtaaGTGATAAAGCTACGATTCGAAGCTTAAACCTCATCTTTCCACTACTACATGCTGGCAGATCAGAATTATACAGAAATGGTATATTAAGATTTAAAAGATTTGATTTAAAAAAGACAGCCAATTCAGTCTTTTTGAAATACTTTAGTAACTGTTATTAAGAAACAGAGCAGGTTAGCTGCTTTAGGAGACCTTCGATTTCAAATAGACATTTAAGAATTTGATGACATGAAACGGGGGTTTGTTTCACAATAATATAGATGGCAGTAGATGAGATACACTGGCCCCAAGGTGACGGCTGTTGGGGATGGGTGATGATTCACAGGTGCTCATTAGACTCTTCTGTCTACTGTTGTGTATATTAAAAACTGTCTGTAACATAAAAAGTTCAAAAAAACTTACTGGAGTAATAGACAAGAAATAttagaaatataaatataaaaacaccCAATGATCTGGGGTGGTCAAGCCAGGATATGGATCCACGTAACAAAAAACCTGACTGGCTTTCGGGTTGCCCAGGTCTAATACTAGCACACCTGCTGCCATCTGCTGGCTAAACAATGTGTAAGGAAGAGGGACTTTTAGAAATTGACCTAAAACAAAACCATAAGCCACTGAAGAATACATACCACATGACTCCATTAATAAAAATGCAAAGCCAAAAAATGTTACTTAGGGAATATCAACAGCAACTGGTCACGTTTCATTCATTTCTTAAGGTGAACATATACATTATATATGCTTTCCAACCCTTTTGtgattgtaaactttcccttttACACTAACTTCAATTTCCTGAGAAAAGACTCTTCTTCTGGAGTCACCTCTGAGCTCTAGGAGTTTCCTGGAAATGCTCTGCAGCTCTCCATTTTAGAAATGGTGGATGAAGTCAGTCAGAAAAAAGTCAAATGACAGCAGATGTAGCAATCACTCTTACAGGCTTATTTCTTTACTATCACGCCCTTTGGTTCTGCATGCCCCTTTGAACCATCCAAATACCCATCCTACTAGGCACCTCCTTGGGACTTCCTTCTTTGCAAGGTGGTCTTATGAGCATGCCATACAGGCCCGGAAAATGGAACAGGTGTCGCTGAGCTGAGAATTTGGGTTGCGGTAGCACTAGCTAATTGAGGGACACTGAGAGACTAAAAACACCACTCCTTTTAAAAGCTTGGACTCAGTACCCTGTTCCCTTAGTTCCTTTCgagtgagataaaaaaaaaaaaaaaaaaagacaaaaatataagCCATCACTCTAAACAGTTGTAATCTCAAGGCTGTACTCATCAAACCAACAGAGGTTAATATTCAAACATCACTACATCAGATAATGACATAAGACTTACTGTACGTGTCTTGGTTTAGACCAGGCCATGTTTTGAGTTTCCTTCAATCCTAGCCGTAGACCATTCATCGCCCCAAATGCAGCCCCTGGTAAATCATAACAACATTCATCCAAATACACATTCTTATATTcacaaaaagcatttttttttcaatataaaaaaataatgatttaAGAACTCTGAAACATATTCTAATTGTttttgattaaagaaaaaaaatttttttttttttaattttaagcacCTCAGACTACTTAGATTGAGAGCAATTAAACAAAGATTACTGAACCCACCTGTCATGCAGCACCCTCCAATGGTAAAGAAGGCCAGTTCGAATCTGCCCCGGGTTGTATTAGCTCCAGTCGGTAAAATAAATTCATCTGTATCCTAAAGCGGTAATAACAAAAACTGAGCTGAGCCCCCCTCAAGACagtacttgcaaaaaaaaaaaaagtggtttttaatttttcaaaataatttttcacagTAAGTAAAAACCTTAAATTAACTCAAACTCTGCTTAACCAAATAAGAAGAACTTTCTGCAATAACAGCAACACCTGAATCAAAATGAAATTAAGTATACATTTGTAGTGATGTTCTCAGTTCTGAGGAAGGACTCTCATTTAGAACTTGTCTCCTTCTTACCTAAGTCTCAGAGAGGGTATGTCATTCGCCTGACCTACAGATATATCTGaagtgaaacagaaaacagacgGTCCTCTAGAGAAAGGTCCACTGAAAGCTAAGAGAAGGAACAGCGAATAGTCTGGAAGGAGAAAATAACCTTCATCCTGTAGTAACTATTTAAAGGGCACCATTTCACtatgagtaaaataaaataaaataaaataatttttttttaagagcaactgttcataaaaaaaataagcaaaaaccaTAAAAGCACAGCAGTTTGGATTAGTTATGTAAGGGCAAATAATCTTAGCAGTTTTAATTCTTTGGGGGAGAGAGTCATATACCCTTTGAGAACCTGAGAAAACTACTGATCCTCTTTCTAGTAAATGCAAACACAAAAGTTGTCACGAAGCCCTTGAAGGTCACCCAAAAATCTTACCACACTGCAAAAGAGCCCAGGCCAATTCCAAGCTTGCTGGAGTTAACCTTCACAGCACAATGGTCATAGTaaacatgtgatttttttttaagtatcaaataatgaaatgtcagcagttggaagctGTGCGGAATTCAATAAACCGCTATTTTTCAAATGACCTATGCATGATGTCATAAAATTATGTATGGGTAAAAAATCCAATCAAAATGCAAGACATAGCAACGGATTTTACTACGACAAAGTACAAAAAGTTCATTGATATAGTTCGAGATTCTATACCGCAACTAACCTTTAAGGAACTGTCACTTGTTAAGTTTTAGGGTCGTGTCAAAAAGTGTCCGTAATTATCCGCAAAGGCTAATAAAACACTCCTttagagttgaaattgacttgacagcaacgggtttggcttggtttttggcttCTTTCTCAGCTATTAGTGTAAGGCtgtactttcttcatgtatttctcCCAGATAACACTGTAACTCACTGATCACAGAAGCACACATGAAAAGGCAATTGTCTACCAGACCATCCGTTAAAACGAGCTgcaaaaaagcaaacatgtcactctCTTTTCACTAAATATTGTTTGTTCTGGAATGGTTATTTTTCACTAAAAATGTTTATGTAATCATGGGTTTAGGacatgataaaaccaaaaatggGCTTATTATTGTTTTGAAATGAATTATAAATAAAAACtcctaaatgaagaaaaaaagaaacgcTACTCTAAGAGTATAACATGGCAGCTGAACT
This genomic window contains:
- the TIMM23 gene encoding mitochondrial import inner membrane translocase subunit Tim23 isoform X1 — encoded protein: MEGGGGSSNKTTGGLAGFFGAGGAGYSHADLAGVPVTGMNPLSPYLNVDPRYLVQDTDEFILPTGANTTRGRFELAFFTIGGCCMTGAAFGAMNGLRLGLKETQNMAWSKPRHVQILNMVTRQGALWANTLGSLALLYSAFGVVIEKTRGAEDDLNTIGAGTMTGMLYKCTGGLRGVARGGLAGLTLTSLYALYNNWEHMKGSWIQQSL
- the TIMM23 gene encoding mitochondrial import inner membrane translocase subunit Tim23 isoform X2, which encodes MNPLSPYLNVDPRYLVQDTDEFILPTGANTTRGRFELAFFTIGGCCMTGAAFGAMNGLRLGLKETQNMAWSKPRHVQILNMVTRQGALWANTLGSLALLYSAFGVVIEKTRGAEDDLNTIGAGTMTGMLYKCTGGLRGVARGGLAGLTLTSLYALYNNWEHMKGSWIQQSL